Proteins co-encoded in one Nitratireductor kimnyeongensis genomic window:
- a CDS encoding GAF domain-containing protein: MTTTWLPEIRNALEGIVPSILATADVDGIPNVSLISHVQYVDPDHVALSYQFFNKTRRNLLATRLASVTVVDSDTNAQYRLTLEYLETQTSGPLFEIMRAKLAGIASHSGMQDVFRLLGSDIFRVREIEPVASEVIARPMKRNALAAARRSSEQFLRASDMGELFDTLLACLQQHFGIEHAMVLMLDQVSSRLYTVSSRGYPFSGIGSEIGLGDGVIGVAAAQRVPIRIGHMTSQYTYRAAVLDSARAAGLEWTCANAIAFPGLEAPQSQIAVPILCEDQTMGVLFAESTEPNQFGYDEEDALTLIAELVSARVALLQKEETAERAHSVLPGTGAAGKAIRLRHYRVDNSIFVDDVYIIRGVAGAIFWKLAREHAQSGRVAFTNRELRLDPALRLPDYIDNLEARLLLLQRRLSEREVGIVIDKCGRGRFRFLVEGKLSLEET; encoded by the coding sequence ATGACCACAACCTGGCTCCCCGAGATACGCAATGCGCTTGAAGGCATCGTCCCTTCGATCCTAGCCACGGCTGATGTTGACGGCATCCCCAACGTGTCTCTGATCTCGCATGTGCAGTATGTCGATCCTGACCACGTTGCACTGTCCTATCAGTTCTTCAACAAGACCCGCCGCAATCTGCTCGCGACCAGGCTGGCCTCCGTAACGGTGGTCGATTCGGACACGAATGCCCAATACCGCCTCACCCTCGAATATCTGGAAACACAGACCAGCGGTCCACTGTTTGAGATCATGCGTGCCAAGCTTGCAGGTATCGCCTCGCACAGCGGTATGCAGGATGTTTTCCGCCTGCTCGGCTCCGACATTTTTCGTGTGCGTGAGATCGAGCCGGTCGCGAGCGAGGTGATCGCCCGGCCCATGAAACGCAATGCGCTGGCGGCCGCGCGCCGCAGCAGCGAGCAATTCTTGCGCGCCTCCGATATGGGGGAGCTGTTCGATACGCTGCTTGCCTGTCTGCAGCAGCATTTCGGGATCGAGCACGCCATGGTGTTGATGCTCGACCAAGTTTCCAGCCGGCTATACACGGTGAGTTCGCGCGGTTACCCCTTCTCCGGCATCGGTTCCGAAATTGGCCTCGGGGACGGGGTGATCGGGGTGGCAGCCGCTCAGCGCGTTCCGATACGCATTGGCCACATGACGTCGCAATATACCTATCGCGCCGCCGTCCTCGACAGTGCGAGGGCAGCCGGACTGGAGTGGACTTGTGCCAATGCCATCGCTTTCCCGGGCCTCGAGGCACCTCAGAGTCAGATCGCAGTTCCCATCTTGTGTGAAGACCAGACGATGGGTGTGCTGTTTGCAGAGAGCACAGAGCCCAACCAGTTTGGCTATGATGAAGAGGATGCGTTGACCCTGATTGCGGAACTTGTGTCTGCGCGTGTTGCCCTATTGCAGAAAGAAGAGACTGCCGAGCGCGCTCATTCAGTTCTTCCCGGAACTGGTGCCGCTGGCAAGGCCATTCGGTTGAGGCATTACAGGGTCGACAATTCCATTTTTGTCGACGACGTCTACATTATTCGTGGCGTGGCGGGTGCGATCTTCTGGAAGCTTGCACGGGAACATGCGCAGAGTGGGCGTGTCGCGTTCACCAATAGGGAACTCCGTCTCGATCCAGCGCTGAGATTGCCGGACTACATCGACAATCTGGAGGCGCGGCTCTTGTTGCTTCAACGACGATTGAGCGAGCGCGAGGTAGGTATCGTCATCGATAAATGTGGTCGTGGACGCTTTCGGTTTCTGGTGGAGGGCAAACTTTCTCTGGAGGAGACCTGA
- a CDS encoding FAD-binding oxidoreductase, giving the protein MNYVIRPDTDLSDATGLRLKPLLTEIKGKPISPSDAEYEEARTLANNNWDHRPALIIRVADARDVALTLLFAQKEGVEIAVRSGGHSTCGHGSCPGGIVIDLRDLNALEFAQDQSWAWAGAGLTAGEVTAEVEQRKLIIGFGDAATVGIGGLTLGGGIGYMVRKHGLTIDSVLAFEVVTAAGEVLIADADNHPDLFWALRGGGGNFGVVTRFKYRLNPLPAFTGGPLILPVTPETLTGFVAAAEAAPDELSTIAMVMPAPPMPFLPPEIVGKTVLMGMMAFAGPTDQAEKALAPFRALAKPIADLVGPAPYSSMYMPDDPMLHQSVSIRTTFMDKVTTAQAENMLELIEDSEAPLRMIQVRVMGGAAARIAPEATAFAHRQRKIMTVFLAIDSPETLARNEEWVSRCLKELGDNALGAYVNFLADEGAQRIRHAYPEATWNRLRQIKHRYDPDNIFRLNQNIPPAV; this is encoded by the coding sequence ATGAATTATGTTATTCGTCCAGACACGGACCTGTCAGATGCGACAGGGCTGCGCCTGAAACCGCTTCTGACAGAGATCAAGGGCAAGCCCATCAGCCCTTCCGATGCCGAGTACGAGGAGGCTCGGACACTCGCTAACAACAACTGGGATCACCGACCTGCGCTCATCATCCGAGTGGCAGACGCGCGCGATGTCGCACTCACATTGCTCTTTGCGCAGAAAGAAGGCGTCGAAATTGCCGTTCGAAGTGGAGGCCATTCCACATGCGGCCATGGCTCCTGCCCCGGAGGCATCGTAATCGATCTACGCGACCTGAACGCGCTAGAATTCGCGCAGGATCAAAGCTGGGCCTGGGCTGGCGCGGGGCTCACGGCTGGCGAAGTCACGGCCGAGGTCGAACAGCGCAAGCTCATCATCGGTTTTGGCGACGCGGCCACAGTCGGCATTGGTGGGCTCACGCTCGGTGGCGGCATCGGATACATGGTTCGCAAGCACGGTTTGACCATCGATTCCGTTCTGGCCTTCGAGGTGGTTACAGCGGCCGGCGAAGTCCTGATTGCGGACGCCGACAATCATCCAGACCTGTTCTGGGCCCTCAGAGGCGGCGGCGGCAATTTCGGTGTCGTGACACGCTTCAAATACCGGCTAAATCCGCTTCCGGCGTTCACAGGCGGACCGCTTATTCTCCCTGTAACGCCCGAAACACTGACCGGCTTCGTAGCAGCAGCGGAGGCGGCCCCTGATGAACTCTCAACCATCGCGATGGTAATGCCGGCACCTCCCATGCCTTTTTTGCCGCCCGAAATAGTTGGAAAAACGGTTCTCATGGGGATGATGGCGTTCGCGGGACCGACCGATCAGGCCGAGAAGGCGCTTGCTCCCTTCAGAGCGCTGGCGAAACCTATAGCAGACCTTGTGGGGCCGGCCCCCTACAGCTCCATGTACATGCCGGACGACCCGATGCTCCATCAATCGGTTTCCATCCGCACCACCTTCATGGACAAGGTTACAACAGCACAAGCGGAGAATATGCTTGAGCTGATTGAAGACAGCGAAGCCCCTTTGCGCATGATCCAGGTCAGGGTGATGGGTGGGGCGGCGGCCCGCATCGCGCCGGAAGCCACCGCCTTCGCGCATCGGCAAAGAAAGATCATGACGGTGTTTTTGGCTATCGATAGTCCAGAGACACTGGCGCGAAATGAAGAGTGGGTCTCCCGGTGCCTGAAGGAACTGGGCGACAACGCTCTCGGCGCGTATGTGAATTTCCTCGCGGACGAGGGCGCTCAGCGCATTCGCCATGCGTATCCGGAGGCCACCTGGAACCGCCTGCGGCAGATCAAACACCGATATGATCCGGACAATATCTTCCGGCTCAATCAGAACATTCCGCCCGCAGTTTAG
- a CDS encoding OpgC family protein, translated as MNAPFIPSSVGRDQRLDVFRGLALITIFINHVPGNLYETLTSRNFGFSDAAEAFVLMSGIAVGLAYSRGFRERAFFATCMKVWRRAGLLYVTHIVSSVLAIALVAGGALYFGVFEMLGRINFGPLLTKPLQTMVGVPLLGHQLGYFNILPLYAMLLLISPLYIMIGLRSPLALIGVAVVVWLLAGTFRLNLPNYPNPGGWFFNPIAWQLIYAVGIAGGLCMLEGRKLVPYRAWLFWLCAAFLAFSCVWVLLKAGALPGREVLPFFIAGFDKTFVALPRLLHALALAYVLTNVAWVIKAFQWSVFRPIELMGRNGLAVFASGSVLAIVLQIVRLRFETNFASDTVLLAVGIALQYAVALFLSRQKAERKEARRAAERKFMPSPPEKERLRESA; from the coding sequence ATGAACGCTCCTTTCATCCCCTCAAGCGTTGGCCGTGACCAGCGCTTGGACGTGTTCCGTGGTCTCGCTTTGATCACGATCTTCATCAATCACGTCCCGGGAAATCTCTACGAGACGCTAACATCGCGCAATTTTGGCTTTTCCGACGCAGCCGAGGCTTTTGTACTCATGTCCGGTATTGCCGTGGGGCTTGCCTATTCGCGCGGCTTTCGCGAAAGAGCATTCTTTGCAACGTGCATGAAGGTTTGGCGCCGTGCCGGGCTGCTCTACGTCACGCATATCGTATCGTCGGTTCTGGCCATTGCGCTGGTTGCTGGCGGCGCGCTGTATTTCGGCGTCTTCGAGATGCTTGGTCGCATTAATTTCGGTCCGCTTCTGACGAAGCCGTTACAGACCATGGTTGGCGTGCCACTCCTTGGCCACCAGCTTGGCTACTTCAACATCCTGCCGCTCTACGCCATGTTGCTGCTTATCTCGCCGCTATACATCATGATTGGTCTGCGCAGCCCGCTGGCGCTGATCGGAGTGGCCGTTGTTGTCTGGTTGCTTGCCGGCACCTTCCGGCTAAACCTGCCGAACTACCCGAATCCGGGGGGGTGGTTCTTCAATCCGATAGCCTGGCAACTGATTTACGCCGTTGGAATTGCCGGCGGCCTCTGCATGCTCGAGGGACGAAAGCTTGTACCGTATCGCGCGTGGCTTTTCTGGTTGTGCGCCGCATTTCTGGCATTCTCCTGCGTTTGGGTGTTGCTGAAGGCGGGTGCGCTGCCAGGACGCGAGGTCTTGCCATTCTTCATTGCGGGTTTTGACAAGACCTTCGTGGCGCTGCCGCGGCTTCTCCACGCACTTGCGCTTGCTTATGTCCTGACCAACGTCGCCTGGGTTATCAAGGCCTTTCAATGGTCGGTTTTTCGCCCTATCGAGCTGATGGGGAGGAACGGGCTTGCCGTTTTCGCCTCAGGATCTGTCCTGGCGATTGTGTTGCAGATCGTGCGTTTGCGCTTTGAAACCAATTTCGCTTCCGACACAGTCTTGCTGGCTGTCGGGATTGCCCTGCAATACGCGGTCGCTCTGTTCCTTTCCAGGCAGAAGGCGGAACGAAAGGAAGCGCGGCGAGCAGCCGAGCGCAAATTCATGCCTAGCCCGCCTGAGAAAGAGCGTCTGCGCGAGAGTGCTTGA